The Arachis duranensis cultivar V14167 chromosome 9, aradu.V14167.gnm2.J7QH, whole genome shotgun sequence genomic sequence TTTCTTGATTCTAACTGGCAAAAAATGGGGCAAAAGCAAGGTATACACAAGTCTGAGAAACTAGATACCTAAAAGATAGATTTCGCCCGATAACAAAGGTGCTAGATTAAGAAATCAAAACTACTTACTGTGGCGATGCCTTGCATCACGAGCTTTCAAGTACTTTTGCTCAGCTGTAACAGATTCTAGTGCCTCTCTGAGCTCAGCGATTTTTACATTAATTGGGTCCAAATGCTCTgcaaatcatcaacaaaaattccATGAAAATCATAATGACGTTACCGCTTATGCCTAAACATATGGATATACCACAAAAACCTCCTTATGCAGAGAACATACCATCTTTGGCAAGATCATGCTCAGATGGAATATGACCAACATGGATGTAGAAAGAAACAGTCTCAGGTGTTGAGTGAGGGTTGTGAAAACAGAATTTATACATTCCATGTGTCGGGGCTTTAAATTGGAACTTGTCACCAGAGGTCcccttgatattttggactgTATTACCAGCAGGAGATGTCACCTGCAGATAACTGAAAAATTAGCATATCTGAAAGTCAAAAGTTACAAAACAATAAGCAAATTTGGGCAGCCATTCTGACTGCTAATGGCTGCTAAACCACAATGGATtcatacaaataaataaacaaagatGTCTGCCAATCAAACCCTTAAAATGCCACTATATTAGCACGCATCGTTTAGACTGCATGCAGAGTTTTACAAAGGGCCTCCAACAGACCACCAGCTTCTAAAGGGAAAGATCAAGCTTCAAGGTATTACACTTACGCCGTACTATTCCATGACTAACCTTTTACTCTATGTTATTCATCCTAAAGCCTGACCTTGCAATAAATTCTCTATATCCTTTTGAAAGGGTGGGAAGAACAAATTTAGTGCATGTTTGAAAAGCCAGTGGGAACTGCCTAAGACTCACTGGTGATTATTTAACATCAAAGGGGGTGTTCAAATTTTGAACCTTGACACATGGAAATTTCATTAGAGGCTTCCAAATTTCAACATATTTTTTccgatataaaaaaaatgcaacTTAACAGAAGACGCAAAACAAGCCAAATAACACGAGTTAGTATAAATTGCTTTCATCAGGCTAAACAAAAACAAATCCATTCCCTTAAAATTGTTAATCAGTTCTAAAAAGCACCTCCATGGGCACCTAGACTTCAAACCTGTATCAGTAATCAGTATCACGGTATGTGTATTCTAATTGACCTTCATTATAATTACAGCAAAATCTATCTACAAAACGCTATCAAATGCTAAACATCTGAAAAGCCATTGAACTGTTGCAATTTACAACTATATCAAACTATGAGTCCTAATTTTGTGACTGTATTCAGAGAGCCCtaataaacaaaaacaaatccATTCCCTTAAATTGTTAATCAGTTCTAAAAAGCACCTCCATGGGCACCACCTAGACTTCAAACCTGTATCAGTATCATGGTATGTGTATTCTAATTGaccttcattataattatagcAAAATCTATTTACAAAACCCTATCAAATGCTAAACATCTGAAAAGCCATTGAACTGTTGCAATTTACAACTATTTCAAACTATGAGTCCTAATTTTGTGACTATATTCAGAGAGCCCTAATAAACGCAATAGAAGCcaaacaaattttcaattttcccCTCGCCCCAGAGGATACAAAATCCTAATAACTTCACAATTCAACCAACTAGCAACAAATTCACAGCAAGTAACTGGATCAGAATGAGGCCCTAAACCCCAAAACTGCaacaaatacatatattaaaaaatatatatatatttcatgaACCCATGACAGGGAATTGAGGTAACACTCACCGTGAAATCGATACCAGGGTGATCAGAGCCCCAGAAAATATCGTGGTCGACGACAACAAAGTTCCCCGAAATAGTGTCACCCTCATAAAGCACATACTCGTAGACGCACTCGACGTCGTTTACCGTCACCGATAGCGACTCAATGCCGCTAAAGAAGCTCATCATCAAACACGCCAAAACCATCCACATCTTCGAGCTTCTCTTCCACTGCGTTTGCTCCATATCTTTCCccctcttatttatttttgggaATTTTGTCTTCTGAAATCAAATTGCGATAAATTCGATGCAGTGGGCAAGTGAGAGGTGGTACCCAGATCTTAAAGTCAAAAACTTTGACAAGGTGTTGAGTACTTTCTTCGTTTCAGGTCTCTGCTAGTCCAACGCAACAAAACGGCACCGCCGTGGGTGGCTTCACGGATTTGATTGAGGTGTCGTTTATGAGAGCTTACGTATAAATACtactattttaaaaaactaccatttaaatttaaaaattgtattagatattaatattattattttttataaatcaaaaatttaaaaaattatttttaaaattttttaaacggactctaaataagatttaaatttaaaaatattttaattaaataacagAATTTCAGTTTTATCAATTTAAACTATCATGAtctgataaatatttttatttacatattattataaaaaatcaattgatAGATATATTAGTGAGCGATTGaatatatagtaaaaaatattattaaacttaaagttatattttttttatattttagttattttttaaataatatttaaaaaatatagtttaataataaaaaatattactttaattttaataatattttttaaaccatCATATATTTATGATACCGTAATAAAGTTATATTAAAATGATTCATTCTAAATTAAGTCAAATCCTAATTAACAATATAGCATTAGGTTATGCTGTTGTCTAATATGAAATCAAATTCATTGTAGtaataataatcttaaaataattttctgaATTTCGTGTACGTCAATGTAAAATTACTAACTatttaaaatcttaattttcATAATGGATTAGAGATTAAAGCTTAAAATCTATGTCTCTCAAGTctcaacattaaaaaaaaaaaaaagaagcaattTCCACCTATAATGCTCGAAGCAATACAATTTTTTGTGGTTGGTGATTATGATTGACAACCAAACTGGACAATTAAACAATTGATGAAATCAACCTACGAATAACACATTGTTTTCTAATTAGATACTTAAATAGGAACATCTCTTTAATGTCTTCAACTTGCATCTTAAGCAGCACCAAAGCTCAATAGCAATTAAAAATGGAGAAGACCAAGATTCATGTTCCCAGAATAAAACTCGGTAGCCAAGGCTTAGAGGTAATTTTTTGCTATGATCCCATCTACAAATGCCTATAAGAGCCAAACAAGTTCATGTTCATCATCCAACGTTGTTATAGAAGAGTTTAATCAACTTTATTGAAGGAAGATTGTGTCTTTTCAGTTGATCCTTTTGATCTCAGATATCATTCATAGTAGGACTTTGCACTAAGTAGTAAGCGTATCATGGTTTTGGCAGAAGTTGATATCTAGTAGCTTTTACCAAAAACATTTGTGTTCCTTTTAATGCAAATCTTTGGTTTAGTATTTGTGAGAGAATAAGAACTCATTGTAATATTCGTTTATGGATTGCAGGTTTCTAGGTTGGGGTTTGGATGTGGAGGGCTATCTGGAATTTACAATGCCCCCCTTTCCCATGAAGAGGGATGTTCAATTATTAAGCAAGTATTCAATAAAGGTGTCACCTTCTTTGACACGTCAGATCTTTATGGGGATAATCATGATAATGAAATCATGGTTGGCAAGGTAACCACACTATATAAGTAATTAATCTTAGCTTGTTTGTTCTGGTTCCAAACAAAGTCTAGTAGTTTGGTTAACATCTGATTCACAAAATAGATCCCTCTTTAGAACTTGCAAATAGAATTTGGTGTAGGAAAACAAAAGTTGGAAGATTAACATTTGATTCATATATATTGATTATTGAAGATTCCTTTACTTCTGTCCTTAGGCCTTAAAAGAGTTGCCTCGCGAAAAAGTTCAGTTGGCTACAAAATTTGGTGTCATTAACAATGGTGGGATGAATTTTGAAGTAAAGGGTAGCCCTGAATATGTGCGGAAATGCTGCGAAGCTAGCCTTAAGCGACTTGATGTCCAGTATATCGATTTGTACTATCAACATAGAGTTGACACTTCAGTGCCAATAGAAGACACTGTAAGTACTTAATGGTTTCGCTTCTATTATCTCTTGTTTGTTATGCAAGTTACATGCCTTTCAAGGAAGAACTTTATGACTATCTATGGTTAGTTATATGCTTTAAAATATGAGCTTTGTGATTGTGAAAAAGATTGGGGAGCTGAAAAGGCTGGTAAATGAAGGgaagataaaatatattgggCTATCAGAGGCTAATGTTGACACAATAAGAAGAGCACATGCGGTTCATCCTATTACTGCTTTGCAAATGGAGTATTCTTTATGGAGCCGTGACATTGAAGAAACTATAATTCCACTATGCAGGTAGTTAGCAAGAATAACATCATCATTCTTCTGTTGATTAATATTCTCACTAATCATGATTATACTATACTACTCCAAGTTGATATGATGCtatgttttctttctctttcaaatGTTGTATTTATAGTATATATTGCTATACTCTAACTAAGAAGCATTGTGCACTTGCAGAGAACTAGGAATCGGAATAGTGGCGTATAGCCCTCTTGGTCGTGGCTTTTTCGCTGGTAAAGCAGTGGTTGAGTCCCTTCCTAATCAGAGCTTGCTGGTATGTAACTACTAACTAGTGATAAACAAGTGCATAATACCATAATCTTCTCTAGTATGATGGATTCTGTAACAGGCTACGCATCCAAGGTTCAGTGACGAGAATCTGGAAAAGAACAAGCCATTTTATAAAAGAGTTGATGAGTTGGCTTCTAAACATTCATGCACTCCATCTCAACTAGCTCTATCATGGCTTATTCATCAGGGAAATGACATAATCCCAATCCCAGGTAGACACTTCACTTGTTAACAAATTCTGTcaacttaatttttatttacacaAAAGGGATAATTGCTTTGTCATATATTTGATGTGATGTCATAGGAACTACTAAACTGAGGAACTTTGAGAACAACATTGGATCTTTGGGTGTAAAGCTTACAGAACAAGATTTGAGGGAAATTTCTGATACTGTTCCTGCCAATGAAATTGCTGGGGAACAAGAGTATAGTACTTTAGAAAAATACTCTTGGAAATTTGCAACTACACCCTTACCACCAAAGTAATTCTGCTGATAAAATGTTGCAAGTGTTGTGTTATGCATTGATTTGTGCTGTATTTGTATTCAATTCGACCACTATGTTTATCTCAACAAACTAGCCTGTGGGATACCCCCAAGAATggtttataataattaatgtgaCAGCAAGTAAGCAAATAAGAATATAAAGATTTTACCCATGCTGTCAATatattcaaaataagttttttttattactattgCAGTTGTTTCAAATTTGATTAGTTTCCAATTGCCATGTGTTAGTCTAATGGAGGATAAACGATAAATCTCTAATTataagttgataaaaatatGCCAAAAAGGATTATGATTTTGTATAGAGATTTTGTATAGatttataacaaataaaacTTGTGGTTTGTACTTAGACAAGAAGCACCTCTGGTGAAATTGAAACAATAAGTGGCAACAAATTGTTGTTTCAAAGATGAGTTtggaaaccaaaaaaataaaaataaaaaggacatttaatttcttgtagtgGCTGATTAATTATAATATGCAACGTGCCAACTACCAAACCACAGCAAATGTACTTGGTAGTACCTAGAAGCCTATGGAACCTTCTGGTATTTACCAAGAAACAGTAACAACTAATTGAGGTAGTGCAATGCTCCAAGTCTCCAAAATCATTGCAAcctcagaatcagaatcagtgAGTATCACTCTCTGGTTCTGATGGAAGCCACGTCTATTGCTTTTAGCATGTGTGGACAATGGAACCCACGTGAACCAAT encodes the following:
- the LOC107467073 gene encoding transmembrane emp24 domain-containing protein p24beta3: MEQTQWKRSSKMWMVLACLMMSFFSGIESLSVTVNDVECVYEYVLYEGDTISGNFVVVDHDIFWGSDHPGIDFTVTSPAGNTVQNIKGTSGDKFQFKAPTHGMYKFCFHNPHSTPETVSFYIHVGHIPSEHDLAKDEHLDPINVKIAELREALESVTAEQKYLKARDARHRHTNESTRKRVIFYTVGEYLLLAGVSALQVIYIRRLFSKSVAYNRV
- the LOC107467084 gene encoding perakine reductase, which encodes MEKTKIHVPRIKLGSQGLEVSRLGFGCGGLSGIYNAPLSHEEGCSIIKQVFNKGVTFFDTSDLYGDNHDNEIMVGKALKELPREKVQLATKFGVINNGGMNFEVKGSPEYVRKCCEASLKRLDVQYIDLYYQHRVDTSVPIEDTIGELKRLVNEGKIKYIGLSEANVDTIRRAHAVHPITALQMEYSLWSRDIEETIIPLCRELGIGIVAYSPLGRGFFAGKAVVESLPNQSLLATHPRFSDENLEKNKPFYKRVDELASKHSCTPSQLALSWLIHQGNDIIPIPGTTKLRNFENNIGSLGVKLTEQDLREISDTVPANEIAGEQEYSTLEKYSWKFATTPLPPK